The Humulus lupulus chromosome 4, drHumLupu1.1, whole genome shotgun sequence genome has a window encoding:
- the LOC133830155 gene encoding uncharacterized protein LOC133830155, producing MQANQASINEQMLLEEGMSSTTNEGINVSYIPHFAEEVADFIIEDNTKRKKKLDEIQLVISDYRVNTIEQGQIYKDKNTVKSALSYYAMLHNFQFKTKRSEPREYLVTCADEKCNWLVRASKYRNQDLFKVRKCNPNHTCSVEIVLEDHRQAKSIVIGELIKNKYKSIKRNYTPNDIMNDMNDDFGVTMGYTKAWRSREKALRLVRGNPDDSYHKLPIYLYMLKKANPGTITHLLTDKEDRFKYLYIAFSNSIKGWRYLRPIIVVDGTFLKNAHGGTLFSASTLDSNNNIFVLAFGIADSENDNSWLWFFSKLRETYGEPEGLAIVSDRHKSIDNAVHMVYPNAFHGACMFHLLNNLKGKYGSHGEELQMKFIAAAKAYTQTECENYMKGLDRIDRRIRPYLEKAKYETWARSYSPTKRYTMMTSNIAESLNAALKAARNLPIDILVECLRSLVQKWVWNNSNNANGTFTKVSTATENELRHDIVSKMKYEVLPFNTIEYQVRDQKGINFTVNIHNRTCTCNRFQEDEIPCGHAVAVIAKRNLSVYDYCAKFYRTETLKALYQENVHPLPHKDEWNLPQHLDILVLPPNSTIPAGRPRKKRIRSRGENNVIITCGKCAQPGHNRKTCRNPPFQKPNKQKKPKT from the exons ATGCAAGCAAATCAAGCTTCCATCAATGAACAAATGTTACTTGAAGAAGGAATGTCAAGCACAAcaaatgagggcataaatgtgtcaTACATACCCCATTTTGCTGAAGAAGTAGCTGATTTCATAATTGAGGacaatacaaaaagaaaaaagaagttggaTGAAATCCAACTAGTAATATCTGATTACAGAGTGAACACAATAGAGCAAGGACAAATTTACAAGGATAAGAACACAGTCAAATCAGCCCTTAGCTACTATGCAATGCTGCATAACTTccagttcaaaacaaaaagatcagAACCTAGAGAGTACCTAGTTACTTGCGCAGATGAAAAATGCAACTGGTTGGTGAGAGCATCTAAGTACAGAAATCAAGATTTATTCAAGGTACGGAAATGCAATCCAAATCACACTTGCTCTGTTGAAATTGTTTTGGAAGACCATAGGCAAGCAAAAAGCATCGTAATTGGGGAattaataaagaataagtacaagtCAATCAAAAGAAATTACACTCCAAATGACATCATGAATGATATGAATGATGACTTTGGAGTAACTATGGGATACACAAAAGCATGGAGATCAAGAGAGAAAGCTTTGCGTCTAGTAAGAGGGAACCCCGATGATTCATATCACAAGTTGCCAATATATCTTTACATGTTGAAAAAAGCAAATCCAGGAACAATAACACACCTACTCACAGACAAGGAAGATAGATTCAAATACCTATACATAGctttctctaactcaatcaagggttggagatacttgaggcctataattgttgttgatggaacttttTTGAAAAATGCACATGGTGGTACCCTGTTTTCAGCATCAACGTTAGATTCAAACAACAACATTTTCGTGTTGGCTTTTGGAATAGCAGACTCCGAAAATGATAACTCATGGCTATGGTTCTTCTCCAAACTGCGAGAAACCTATGGAGAACCCGAAG GATTGGCTATAGTTTCTGACAGACATAAGAGCATAGACAATGCAGTACATATGGTGTACCCAAATGCTTTCCATGGAGCTTGCATGTTTCACTTACTCAATAATTTGAAAGGCAAGTATGGGAGCCATGGAGAAGAACTACAAATGAAATTCATTGCAGCAGCAAAAGCATACACACAGACAGaatgtgaaaactacatgaaaggCCTTGATAGAATTGATAGACGCATTAGGCCCTATTTAGAAAAAGCCAAGTATGAAACTTGGGCAAGATCATACTCGCCAACAAAAAGATACACCATGATGACATCCAACATCGCAGAATCACTCAACGCTGCACTAAAAGCTGCAAGAAATCTCCCCATTGATATCTTGGTTGAATGCCTTAGAAGTTTGGTTCAAAAGTGGGTTTGGAACAACTCAAATAATGCAAATGGAACATTCACAAAAGTCTCTACAGCAACAGAAAATGAATTGAGACATGACATTGTTTCAAAAATGAAGTATGAG GTCTTGCCTTTCAACACAATAGAATACCAAGTTCGTGATCAAAAGGGGATAAATTTCACAGTAAATATACATAATAGAACATGCACTTGCAATAGGTTCCAAGAAGATGAAATACCTTGTGGCCATGCAGTAGCTGTCATTGCAAAAAGAAACTTGAGTGTCTATGATTATTGTGCAAAATTCTACAGAACAGAAACGTTGAAAgcattgtatcaagaaaatgttcATCCTTTGCCCCATAAAGATGAATGGAATCTCCCACAACACTTGGACATACTAGTGCTGCCTCCAAATTCAACAATCCCTGCAGGAAGACCAAGAAAGAAACGAATAAGATCAAGAGGGGAAAATAACGTAATAATCACCTGTGGGAAATGTGCACAACCAGGACATAACAGGAAGACTTGCAGGAATCCTCCATTTCAGAAGCCAAATAAACAGAAAAAGCCAAAGACATAG